The following proteins come from a genomic window of Corallococcus sp. NCRR:
- a CDS encoding DUF2381 family protein, whose translation MRIALPGTWALLGTLFAGAAVAQEHEHAVIRTLFLPEEPEAAPQRIYVKGQVVTVLRFEQDLAPLRARLVGGEGRFEPVGVVGRKVVLEPRRDLAPEEGFSLLVTMSDAREVPFLLRPPGRREHGSADQQLNVYKDRDGYEAMASALLDSEKENKTLRAENERLHKEEVSEDHALAALLTTGAVAQTPFGVADHFSGSDGETAMDGTVYRGTGKAAVVFKVKNLSAQRPWSMSSVRLVGRSDTRERPLAVRSSSAVIAPGTSGVIGLVVDGSAFVDSGTLTSLFLELYRHDGLRQAVVELSPSLLGK comes from the coding sequence ATGCGAATCGCTCTACCTGGGACGTGGGCGCTGCTCGGGACGCTGTTTGCTGGCGCCGCCGTGGCGCAGGAGCACGAGCACGCCGTCATCCGGACGCTCTTCCTCCCCGAGGAGCCCGAAGCCGCGCCCCAGCGCATCTACGTGAAGGGGCAGGTCGTAACGGTCCTCCGCTTCGAGCAGGACCTCGCGCCGCTCCGGGCACGGCTGGTGGGCGGAGAGGGACGGTTCGAGCCGGTGGGCGTCGTGGGCCGGAAGGTGGTGCTGGAACCCCGGCGCGACCTGGCACCGGAAGAAGGATTCTCCCTGCTCGTCACGATGTCGGATGCGCGGGAGGTCCCCTTCCTCCTCCGTCCTCCGGGACGGCGCGAGCACGGAAGCGCGGACCAGCAACTGAATGTCTACAAGGACCGTGATGGCTACGAGGCCATGGCCTCCGCGCTGTTGGATTCGGAGAAGGAGAACAAGACCCTCCGTGCGGAGAACGAGCGGCTCCACAAGGAGGAGGTCTCCGAGGACCATGCGCTGGCGGCCTTGCTGACCACGGGCGCGGTGGCGCAGACGCCTTTCGGTGTAGCGGATCATTTCTCCGGCTCGGATGGCGAAACGGCAATGGATGGCACTGTCTACCGGGGCACGGGCAAGGCCGCGGTCGTGTTCAAGGTGAAGAACCTGAGCGCTCAGCGTCCGTGGAGCATGAGCTCCGTGCGGCTCGTGGGCAGGTCGGACACGCGTGAGCGGCCGCTGGCGGTCCGGTCATCCTCAGCGGTGATTGCGCCTGGGACCTCGGGTGTCATCGGGCTCGTGGTGGATGGAAGTGCGTTCGTGGACAGCGGGACCCTGACCTCCCTGTTCCTGGAGCTGTACCGGCACGATGGGCTGCGGCAGGCGGTTGTTGAGTTGAGCCCGAGCTTGCTCGGGAAGTAG
- a CDS encoding class I SAM-dependent methyltransferase, producing MNHDHSAHAPVHGFGADRAPHYDAQAAVSLAGYQAAYELGVSALAAHLDGQETASLLHVGLGTGAELLPYHRFNVPGWRFTGVEPSAPMLAVARKRLEEEGLLSRTQLHEGELRTLPQGSSFDGAQMMGVLHHVEGEEARLELLREVARRLKPGSPLVLGCRIGQDPELTKIEFRRLRAYGVTREKLEARGQAMAKMQPIDSDAALFAMFERTGFTAPKTLFVSLQYKVFLAHRAT from the coding sequence ATGAACCACGACCATTCCGCACACGCGCCGGTGCACGGCTTTGGCGCAGACCGCGCGCCCCACTACGACGCCCAGGCCGCGGTCAGCCTCGCTGGCTACCAGGCGGCCTACGAGCTGGGCGTCAGCGCCCTGGCTGCCCATCTGGACGGCCAAGAGACGGCGTCACTGCTCCACGTGGGCCTGGGTACGGGCGCGGAGCTGCTGCCCTATCACCGCTTCAACGTGCCGGGCTGGCGCTTCACGGGCGTGGAGCCCTCCGCGCCGATGCTCGCCGTCGCGCGCAAGCGCCTGGAGGAGGAAGGACTGCTCTCGCGCACGCAGCTGCATGAAGGCGAGCTGCGCACGTTGCCGCAAGGTTCCTCGTTCGACGGCGCGCAGATGATGGGCGTGCTGCACCACGTGGAAGGGGAGGAGGCCCGCCTCGAATTGCTGCGAGAGGTGGCGCGGAGGCTCAAGCCGGGATCGCCGCTGGTGCTGGGCTGCCGCATCGGCCAGGACCCCGAGTTGACGAAAATCGAGTTCCGCCGGCTGCGGGCGTATGGCGTGACGCGGGAGAAGTTGGAGGCCCGGGGGCAGGCCATGGCGAAGATGCAGCCCATCGATTCCGACGCGGCGCTGTTCGCGATGTTCGAGCGAACCGGCTTCACGGCGCCGAAGACGCTCTTCGTCTCGCTCCAGTACAAGGTCTTCCTCGCGCACCGCGCGACGTGA